One window of Candidatus Mycobacterium wuenschmannii genomic DNA carries:
- the fadD32 gene encoding long-chain-fatty-acid--AMP ligase FadD32 has translation MAYHNPFVVNGRITFPDNANLVRHVEKWAKVRGDKLAYRFLDYAVERDGVTRDIAWSEFAARNRAVGARLQQVTKPGDRIAILCPQNLDYVVGFFGILYAGRIGVPLFDPAEPGHVGRLHAVLDDCEPTAILTTSESAEGVRKFFRSRPAKERPRVIAVDAVPKEVESTWDPEQVDANAIAYLQYTSGSTRTPTGVEVTQANLATNCVQVLEALEGRDGDRGVTWLPFFHDMGLITIMLGPMLGQHNTFMTPAAFVRRPSRWLRALAGVDGDDGPTYSLAPNFAFEHAALRGLPRDDEPPLDLSNVKALLNGSEPISVASMRKFNDAFEKYGMSRDVIKPCYGLAEATLFVSITPMTEGPTVVHVDRDKLNGHTFVEVDADSPSAVTQVSAGKVGVDEWAVIVDAETATELPDGQIGEIWLHGPNMGQGYWRREAESTEVFRNILKSRIAESHAEGAADDGTWVQTGDYGTYYEGNLYITGRVKDLVIVDGRNHYPQDLEYSAQEASRALRTGYVAAFSVPLNQLPSVVFDNPHTGVKFDKDDTSEQLVIVAERAPGAHKLDQQPIVDDIRAAIAVRHGVTVRDVLLVQSGSVPRTSSGKIGRRACRAAYIDGSLRSGTTGPNAYPDQAD, from the coding sequence ATGGCGTACCACAACCCGTTCGTGGTGAACGGCAGGATTACGTTCCCCGACAACGCCAACCTGGTCCGCCACGTCGAGAAGTGGGCCAAGGTACGCGGCGACAAGCTGGCCTACCGCTTCCTGGACTACGCCGTCGAGCGCGACGGCGTCACGCGTGACATCGCCTGGTCGGAATTCGCCGCGCGCAACCGCGCCGTCGGTGCCCGCCTGCAGCAGGTCACCAAGCCGGGTGACCGGATCGCCATCCTCTGCCCTCAGAATCTCGACTACGTCGTCGGCTTCTTCGGCATCCTCTACGCAGGCCGCATCGGCGTCCCGCTGTTCGACCCGGCGGAACCCGGCCACGTCGGCCGCCTGCACGCCGTTCTCGACGACTGCGAGCCGACCGCGATCCTGACCACCAGCGAATCCGCCGAGGGCGTCCGCAAGTTCTTCCGCAGCCGCCCGGCCAAGGAGCGTCCCCGCGTCATCGCCGTCGACGCGGTGCCCAAAGAGGTCGAGTCCACCTGGGACCCGGAGCAGGTCGACGCCAACGCGATCGCCTACCTGCAGTACACCTCCGGTTCCACCCGTACCCCGACCGGCGTCGAGGTGACCCAGGCCAACCTGGCCACCAACTGCGTCCAGGTGCTCGAGGCGCTCGAGGGCCGGGACGGCGACCGCGGTGTCACCTGGCTGCCGTTCTTCCACGACATGGGCCTGATCACGATCATGCTGGGCCCGATGCTGGGGCAGCACAACACGTTCATGACGCCGGCCGCGTTCGTGCGCCGGCCCAGCCGCTGGCTGCGCGCGCTGGCGGGGGTCGACGGCGACGACGGCCCCACCTATTCACTGGCCCCGAACTTCGCGTTCGAGCACGCCGCGCTGCGCGGCCTGCCCCGCGACGACGAGCCGCCACTGGACCTGTCCAACGTCAAGGCGCTGCTCAACGGCAGCGAGCCGATCTCGGTCGCGTCGATGCGCAAGTTCAACGACGCGTTCGAGAAGTACGGCATGAGCCGCGACGTCATCAAGCCCTGCTACGGCCTGGCCGAGGCGACGCTGTTCGTCTCGATCACCCCGATGACCGAGGGCCCGACCGTCGTGCACGTCGACCGGGACAAGCTGAATGGTCACACCTTCGTCGAGGTGGACGCCGACTCGCCGAGCGCGGTCACCCAGGTGTCGGCCGGCAAGGTCGGTGTCGACGAGTGGGCGGTCATCGTGGACGCCGAGACGGCGACCGAGCTGCCCGACGGCCAGATCGGCGAGATCTGGTTGCACGGCCCGAACATGGGCCAGGGTTACTGGCGCCGCGAGGCCGAGTCGACCGAGGTGTTCCGCAACATCCTCAAGTCGCGCATCGCCGAGTCGCACGCCGAGGGCGCCGCCGACGACGGCACCTGGGTCCAAACCGGTGACTACGGAACGTATTACGAGGGCAACCTCTACATCACCGGCCGTGTCAAGGACCTGGTGATCGTCGACGGTCGTAACCACTACCCGCAGGACCTGGAGTACTCCGCGCAGGAGGCCAGCCGCGCGTTGCGCACCGGTTACGTCGCCGCGTTCTCGGTGCCGTTGAACCAGTTGCCGTCGGTGGTGTTCGACAACCCGCATACCGGAGTGAAGTTCGACAAGGACGACACCTCCGAGCAGCTGGTGATCGTCGCCGAGCGGGCCCCGGGCGCGCACAAGCTGGACCAGCAACCGATCGTCGACGACATCCGGGCGGCCATCGCCGTCCGGCACGGTGTGACGGTCCGCGACGTCCTACTGGTCCAATCAGGTTCGGTGCCAAGGACTTCCAGCGGCAAGATCGGCCGCCGCGCCTGCCGCGCCGCGTACATCGACGGCAGCCTGCGCAGCGGCACCACCGGCCCGAACGCCTACCCCGACCAAGCCGACTGA
- a CDS encoding esterase family protein has translation MRLVDRFRGAKQSLTALPRRLALGAAAAALLPGLIGAVGQTADANAFSRPGLPVEYLQVPSAAMGRDIKVQFQSGGANSPAVYLLDGLRAQDDFNGWDINTQAFEWYLQSGLSLVMPVGGQSSWYTDWYKPACGKAGCQTYKWETFLTSELPAFLASKGVKQNGGAAVGLSMAGASALNLANYHPAQFIEVGAFSGLMDPSQGMGPTLIGFAMGDAGGYKTADMWGPKEDPAWARNDPLLNVGKTVANNTRLWMYCGNGKPSDLGGDNMPAKFLEGFVRTSNIKFQDAYKAAGGNNAVFNFDANGTHDWPYWGAQLHAMLPDLQSHLGATPGAGPAAGGAPAATATGQHT, from the coding sequence ATGAGGCTTGTTGACAGGTTTCGCGGTGCGAAACAGTCGCTGACGGCACTGCCGCGTCGGCTCGCGCTAGGGGCCGCTGCCGCGGCGCTGCTGCCGGGCTTGATCGGCGCAGTGGGCCAGACCGCGGACGCCAACGCGTTCTCCCGGCCGGGTCTGCCCGTCGAGTACCTGCAGGTGCCGTCGGCCGCCATGGGCCGTGACATCAAGGTCCAGTTCCAGAGCGGTGGCGCCAACTCGCCCGCCGTCTACCTCCTCGACGGTCTGCGCGCGCAGGACGACTTCAACGGCTGGGACATCAACACCCAGGCCTTCGAGTGGTACCTGCAGTCCGGTCTGTCGCTGGTCATGCCGGTGGGTGGCCAGTCCAGCTGGTACACCGACTGGTACAAGCCGGCGTGCGGCAAGGCCGGTTGCCAGACCTACAAGTGGGAGACCTTCCTCACCAGCGAGCTCCCTGCCTTCCTCGCCTCGAAGGGTGTGAAGCAGAACGGCGGCGCGGCCGTCGGTCTGTCGATGGCCGGCGCCTCGGCGCTGAACCTGGCCAACTACCACCCCGCGCAGTTCATCGAGGTCGGTGCGTTCTCCGGTCTGATGGACCCCTCCCAGGGCATGGGGCCGACGCTGATCGGCTTCGCGATGGGTGACGCCGGCGGCTACAAGACCGCCGACATGTGGGGCCCGAAGGAAGACCCGGCGTGGGCCCGCAACGACCCGCTTCTGAACGTCGGCAAGACCGTCGCCAACAACACCCGCCTGTGGATGTACTGCGGTAACGGCAAGCCGTCCGACCTCGGTGGCGACAACATGCCGGCCAAGTTCCTCGAGGGCTTCGTGCGTACCAGCAACATCAAGTTCCAGGACGCCTACAAGGCCGCCGGCGGCAACAACGCGGTGTTCAACTTCGACGCCAACGGCACGCACGACTGGCCGTACTGGGGCGCGCAGCTGCACGCGATGCTGCCCGACCTGCAGTCGCACCTCGGTGCCACCCCGGGTGCGGGCCCGGCCGCTGGTGGGGCTCCGGCCGCCACCGCGACCGGTCAGCACACCTAA
- a CDS encoding esterase family protein, with translation MRSLSVLFRLLCLLGAAVLTGGGLIGTQMSAARAAGYETLMVPSGAMGRDIPVQFMAGGPHAVYLLDAFNAAPDVSNWATAGNAFNTLGGKGISVVAPAGGAFSMYTNWERDGSKQWDTFLSQELPDWLAANKGLAPGGHGVAGASQGGYAAMALACFHPERFGFAGSLSGFLYPSNTTSNGAITAGMAQFGGVDANGMWGAPQLGRWKWHDPNVHAMLLAQNNSRIWVWSPTNMGGDAAAMIGQAGEAMAGARFFYQEYRNVGGHNGHFDFPGGGSNDWGSWSGQLGAMSGDIVGAIR, from the coding sequence ATGAGAAGTCTGTCAGTGCTGTTCAGGCTGCTGTGTCTGCTGGGTGCCGCCGTATTGACGGGCGGAGGCCTCATCGGGACGCAGATGAGCGCGGCCCGCGCAGCCGGCTACGAGACGCTGATGGTCCCCTCCGGCGCGATGGGCCGCGACATCCCGGTGCAGTTCATGGCGGGCGGACCGCACGCCGTGTACCTGCTCGACGCGTTCAACGCCGCTCCCGACGTCAGCAACTGGGCGACCGCGGGCAACGCCTTCAACACGCTCGGCGGCAAGGGCATCTCGGTCGTCGCACCCGCCGGTGGCGCCTTCAGCATGTACACCAACTGGGAGCGCGACGGCAGCAAGCAGTGGGACACCTTCCTGTCCCAGGAGCTGCCGGACTGGCTGGCCGCGAACAAGGGCCTGGCGCCCGGCGGCCACGGCGTCGCCGGCGCCTCGCAGGGCGGTTACGCGGCGATGGCGCTCGCGTGCTTCCACCCCGAGCGGTTCGGCTTCGCCGGCTCGCTGTCCGGCTTCCTCTACCCGTCGAACACCACTTCCAACGGCGCGATCACCGCGGGAATGGCCCAGTTCGGTGGCGTCGACGCCAACGGCATGTGGGGTGCCCCGCAGCTGGGTCGATGGAAGTGGCACGACCCGAATGTGCACGCGATGCTGCTGGCGCAGAACAACTCCCGGATCTGGGTCTGGAGCCCGACCAACATGGGCGGGGACGCCGCGGCCATGATCGGCCAGGCCGGTGAGGCGATGGCCGGCGCCCGGTTCTTCTACCAGGAGTACCGCAACGTCGGCGGGCACAACGGCCACTTCGACTTCCCCGGCGGCGGCAGCAATGACTGGGGTTCGTGGAGCGGTCAGCTGGGCGCGATGTCCGGCGATATCGTCGGCGCGATCCGCTAG
- the pks13 gene encoding polyketide synthase Pks13 (Pks13 is a key enzyme in mycolic acid biosynthesis.) — MTDADTQAGTEAPAARTDMSIAEVRQWLRSWVAKATGQAPESIDEATPMVELGLSSRDAVAMAADIEDATGVTVSIAAAFEHPTIESLATWIVEGDPELESSDGDEIDWTRAGPVERVDIAVVGLATRLPGDMNTPDETWAALLEGRDAITDLPEGRWSEFMDEPRLAEAIGKARTRGGYLSDIKGFDSEFFALSKTEADNIDPQQRLTLELTWEALEHARIPASSLRGESVGVYVGTSVNDYSFLAMSDPTVAHPYAITGTASSIVANRVSYFYDFHGPSVAVDTACSSSLVATHQAVQALRSGECEVAVAGGVNALITPAVTLGFDEIGQVLSPDGRIKSFSSDADGYTRSEGGAMLVLKRVDDARRDGDQILAVIAGSAVNHDGRSNGLIAPNPDAQADVLRRAYKDAGINPRTIDYVEAHGTGTVLGDPIEAQALGRVVGRGRPADKPLLLGAVKTNVGHMESAAGAASLSKMVLALQHDKLPPSINYAGPNPYIDFDASHLKVLDTASDWPRYGGYAVAGVSSFGFGGANAHVVLREVLPRDVVEREPETVVEVTAAPNEESHVETVGGMRFDEYGEFIEDDPKASDDEYELPGITEEALRLKEIALEELAAEEVPTPVVPLAVSAFLTSRKRTAAAELADWMESPEGQAASLESIGRALSRRNHGRSRAVVLAHDHEEAIKGLWAIAEGKQKPYVFSTDGPVTNGPVWAMAGFGAQHRKMGKNLYLRNAIFAEWIEKVDALIQDERGYSILELILDDSVDYGIETSNVVIFAIQIGLGEVLKHHGAKPAAVIGQSLGEPASAYFSGGLSLADATRVICSRSHLMGEGEAMLFGEYIRFMALVEYSADELKTVFADFPGLEVCVYAAPSQTVIGGPPEQIDAIVARAETEGRFARKLQTKGAGHTSQMDPLLGEFSAELQGISPTAPHVGIFSTVNEGTYVRPGGEPLHEVPYWIKGMRHSVYFTHGVRNAVDNGYTTFLELAPNPVALMQIGLTTAAAGLPDAQLIPTLARKQDDVESMVSAMAQLFVFGHDLDIRTLFSRASGPEGYANVPPTRFKRKEHWLDAHFSGDGSVLMPGTHVAMPDGRHVWEYAPRGETDLAALVKAAATQVLPDAVLTASEQRAVAGENARLVTTLTRHPGGASVQVHARIDESFTLVYDALVSRAGQASVLPTAVGAGAAIASTVTAGPVTEPAAEEPEAGTVTDSLTARQIGGMARWSSDSGETVGDRLASIVSMAMGYEPEDLPWEVPLVELGLDSMMAVRIKNRVEYDFDMPPIQLQAVRDANLYHIEKLIEYAVEHRDEVQAMHEHQKTQTPEEIAAEQAAMLSGATPVSVTAPAPDPQAEPEPQPEPAAPIPPPPTNPAGPAAAPEANVSTATAAAAAAKVLTQEAVTEALGADVPPRDAAERVTFATWAIVTGKSPGGIFNALPKLDDGVAAKLAERLSERAEGTITVEDVTSATTIEGLASVVRDQLEEGVVDGFVRTLRAPVEGSTKPPLFVFHPAGGSTVVYEPLMKRLPADIPVYGIERVEGSIEERAAEYVPKLLELHNGPFVLAGWSLGGALAYACAIGLKRAGADVRFVGLIDLVLPGEPIDQSQAGMRARWDRYARFAERTFNVEVPEIPYEELEKLDDEGQVRFVLDVVAQSGVQIPGGIIEHQRTSYLDNRALDTIEIQPYDGHVALYMADRYHDDAIVFEPAYATRKPDGGWSEYVADLEIVPIGGEHIQAIDEPIIAKVGAHMTQALNKIHAQQAN, encoded by the coding sequence ATGACTGACGCAGACACCCAAGCCGGCACCGAGGCCCCCGCGGCCCGTACCGACATGTCCATCGCCGAGGTGCGGCAGTGGCTGCGCAGCTGGGTCGCCAAGGCCACCGGGCAGGCGCCCGAGTCGATCGACGAGGCCACCCCGATGGTGGAACTCGGCCTGTCGTCGCGCGACGCCGTGGCGATGGCCGCCGACATCGAGGACGCCACCGGCGTCACCGTCTCGATCGCGGCCGCGTTCGAGCACCCGACGATCGAGTCGTTGGCCACCTGGATCGTCGAGGGCGACCCGGAGCTCGAGTCTTCCGACGGTGACGAAATCGATTGGACCCGAGCCGGACCCGTAGAGCGCGTCGACATCGCCGTGGTGGGCCTGGCCACCCGCCTGCCCGGCGACATGAACACCCCGGACGAGACCTGGGCCGCGCTGCTGGAAGGCCGCGACGCGATCACCGACCTGCCCGAGGGCCGCTGGTCGGAGTTCATGGACGAGCCACGCTTGGCCGAGGCGATCGGTAAGGCCCGCACCCGCGGCGGATACCTCAGCGACATCAAGGGATTCGACTCCGAGTTCTTCGCGCTGTCCAAGACCGAGGCCGACAACATCGACCCCCAGCAGCGGCTGACGCTGGAACTCACCTGGGAGGCGCTCGAGCACGCCCGTATCCCGGCGTCCAGCCTGCGTGGCGAGTCCGTCGGCGTGTACGTCGGCACGTCGGTGAACGACTACAGCTTCCTGGCGATGTCCGACCCCACCGTCGCGCACCCGTATGCCATCACCGGTACCGCGAGTTCGATTGTGGCCAACCGAGTTTCGTACTTCTACGACTTCCACGGCCCGTCGGTCGCGGTGGACACGGCCTGCTCGAGTTCGCTGGTCGCCACGCACCAGGCGGTGCAGGCGCTGCGCAGCGGCGAGTGCGAGGTCGCCGTCGCCGGTGGTGTCAACGCGCTGATCACCCCCGCCGTGACCCTCGGTTTCGACGAGATCGGCCAGGTGCTCTCGCCGGACGGCCGGATCAAGTCGTTCTCGTCGGACGCCGACGGCTATACCCGCTCCGAGGGCGGGGCGATGCTGGTCCTCAAGCGGGTCGACGACGCGCGCCGCGACGGCGACCAGATCCTCGCGGTGATCGCCGGTAGCGCGGTCAACCACGACGGCCGGTCCAACGGCCTGATCGCGCCGAACCCGGACGCCCAGGCCGACGTGCTGCGCCGGGCCTACAAGGACGCCGGCATCAACCCGCGCACCATCGACTACGTCGAGGCGCACGGCACCGGAACGGTTCTCGGTGACCCGATCGAGGCGCAGGCGCTGGGCCGGGTGGTCGGCCGCGGCCGTCCCGCCGACAAGCCGCTGCTGCTTGGTGCGGTCAAAACCAATGTGGGACACATGGAGTCGGCCGCCGGTGCGGCCAGCCTGTCCAAGATGGTGCTCGCACTGCAGCACGACAAGCTGCCGCCGTCGATCAACTACGCCGGCCCCAACCCCTACATCGACTTCGATGCCTCGCACCTGAAAGTCCTTGACACCGCGAGCGACTGGCCGCGGTACGGCGGCTACGCCGTCGCCGGTGTGTCGAGCTTCGGTTTCGGTGGTGCCAACGCACACGTTGTGCTGCGCGAGGTACTGCCGCGCGACGTCGTCGAGCGGGAGCCCGAGACGGTCGTCGAGGTGACCGCGGCACCCAACGAAGAGTCCCACGTCGAGACGGTCGGCGGGATGCGCTTCGACGAGTACGGCGAGTTTATCGAGGACGATCCCAAGGCGTCCGACGATGAGTACGAGCTGCCCGGCATCACCGAGGAAGCCCTGCGTCTCAAAGAGATCGCGCTGGAAGAGCTTGCGGCCGAAGAGGTTCCGACCCCGGTTGTGCCGCTGGCCGTGTCGGCGTTCCTGACGTCACGCAAGCGGACCGCGGCCGCCGAGCTGGCCGACTGGATGGAATCGCCTGAGGGACAGGCGGCTTCGCTGGAGTCGATCGGCCGCGCGCTGTCGCGTCGCAACCACGGCCGATCCCGCGCTGTGGTGCTGGCCCACGATCACGAAGAGGCGATCAAGGGCCTATGGGCGATCGCCGAGGGCAAGCAAAAGCCCTACGTGTTCAGCACCGACGGCCCAGTCACCAACGGGCCGGTGTGGGCGATGGCCGGATTCGGCGCCCAGCACCGCAAGATGGGCAAGAACCTCTACCTGCGCAACGCGATCTTCGCCGAGTGGATCGAGAAGGTCGACGCGCTGATCCAGGACGAGCGGGGCTACTCGATTCTCGAGCTGATCCTCGACGACTCCGTCGACTACGGCATCGAGACCAGCAACGTCGTCATCTTCGCGATCCAGATCGGCCTGGGCGAGGTACTCAAGCACCACGGCGCCAAACCCGCTGCGGTGATCGGCCAGTCGCTGGGCGAGCCCGCGTCGGCGTACTTCTCCGGTGGGCTGTCGCTGGCCGACGCGACCCGGGTGATCTGTTCGCGCTCGCACCTGATGGGCGAGGGCGAGGCGATGCTGTTCGGCGAATACATCCGCTTCATGGCGCTCGTCGAATACTCAGCCGACGAGCTCAAGACGGTGTTCGCCGACTTCCCGGGCCTCGAGGTGTGCGTCTACGCCGCACCGAGTCAGACCGTCATCGGCGGCCCGCCCGAACAGATCGACGCGATCGTCGCCCGCGCCGAGACCGAGGGCCGCTTCGCCCGCAAGCTCCAGACCAAGGGCGCCGGCCACACTTCGCAGATGGACCCGCTGCTGGGCGAGTTCTCCGCTGAGCTGCAAGGGATCTCGCCGACGGCCCCGCACGTCGGGATCTTCTCTACGGTGAACGAGGGCACCTACGTCCGCCCCGGTGGCGAGCCGCTGCACGAGGTCCCCTACTGGATCAAGGGCATGCGGCACTCGGTGTACTTCACCCATGGTGTGCGCAACGCTGTCGACAACGGCTACACCACTTTCCTCGAACTCGCGCCGAACCCGGTCGCCCTGATGCAGATCGGCCTGACCACCGCGGCCGCGGGATTGCCTGACGCACAGCTGATTCCGACGCTTGCCCGCAAGCAGGACGACGTCGAGTCGATGGTCTCGGCGATGGCGCAGCTGTTCGTGTTCGGCCACGACCTCGACATCCGGACGCTGTTCAGTCGCGCGTCCGGTCCCGAAGGTTATGCGAACGTCCCGCCGACGCGCTTCAAGCGCAAGGAGCACTGGCTGGACGCGCACTTCTCCGGCGACGGTTCGGTGCTGATGCCGGGCACCCACGTCGCGATGCCCGACGGCCGACACGTCTGGGAGTACGCGCCGCGTGGCGAGACCGACCTCGCCGCACTAGTGAAAGCCGCTGCGACGCAGGTGCTTCCGGACGCGGTGTTGACGGCCTCCGAGCAACGTGCGGTCGCGGGTGAGAACGCCCGCCTGGTGACCACGCTGACCCGCCACCCCGGTGGCGCGTCGGTGCAGGTCCATGCCCGCATCGACGAGTCCTTCACGCTGGTCTACGACGCGCTGGTATCCCGTGCCGGCCAGGCGTCGGTGCTGCCGACCGCCGTCGGTGCGGGCGCGGCGATCGCGTCGACCGTCACCGCCGGCCCGGTTACCGAGCCCGCGGCCGAAGAGCCCGAAGCGGGCACCGTCACCGACAGCCTGACCGCCCGTCAGATCGGCGGCATGGCCCGCTGGTCGTCGGATTCCGGTGAGACCGTAGGGGATCGGCTGGCGTCGATCGTGTCGATGGCGATGGGCTACGAGCCCGAGGACCTGCCCTGGGAGGTCCCGCTTGTCGAACTCGGCCTGGACTCGATGATGGCCGTGCGGATCAAGAACCGCGTCGAGTACGACTTCGACATGCCGCCGATTCAGCTGCAGGCCGTCCGCGATGCGAACCTCTATCACATCGAAAAGCTGATCGAGTACGCCGTCGAGCACCGCGACGAGGTGCAGGCCATGCACGAGCACCAGAAGACGCAGACGCCCGAGGAGATCGCCGCCGAGCAGGCCGCGATGCTGTCCGGTGCGACGCCGGTTTCCGTGACCGCGCCCGCACCCGATCCGCAGGCCGAGCCGGAACCCCAACCCGAGCCGGCCGCACCGATCCCGCCGCCGCCGACGAACCCGGCCGGCCCGGCAGCCGCGCCCGAGGCCAACGTGAGCACCGCGACCGCCGCTGCCGCGGCCGCCAAGGTGCTCACCCAGGAAGCGGTGACCGAGGCGCTCGGCGCCGACGTGCCGCCGCGCGACGCCGCCGAGCGCGTCACGTTCGCCACCTGGGCGATCGTCACCGGCAAGTCGCCGGGCGGCATCTTCAACGCGCTGCCCAAGCTCGACGACGGCGTCGCCGCCAAGCTGGCGGAGCGACTGTCCGAGCGCGCCGAGGGCACCATCACCGTCGAGGACGTGACGTCGGCGACCACCATCGAGGGCCTGGCGAGTGTCGTCCGCGACCAGCTCGAAGAAGGTGTGGTCGACGGATTCGTCCGCACGCTGCGGGCGCCGGTCGAGGGTTCCACCAAGCCGCCGCTGTTCGTGTTCCACCCGGCGGGCGGGTCGACCGTGGTCTACGAGCCGCTGATGAAGCGGCTGCCCGCGGACATCCCGGTCTACGGCATCGAGCGGGTCGAGGGCTCGATCGAAGAGCGCGCCGCCGAGTACGTGCCCAAGCTGCTGGAGCTGCACAACGGCCCGTTCGTGCTGGCCGGCTGGTCGCTGGGCGGGGCGCTGGCCTACGCGTGCGCGATCGGCCTCAAGCGCGCCGGCGCCGACGTCCGCTTCGTCGGGCTGATCGACCTGGTGCTGCCCGGCGAGCCGATCGACCAGAGCCAGGCGGGCATGCGCGCCCGCTGGGACCGCTACGCGCGATTCGCCGAGCGCACCTTCAACGTCGAGGTTCCGGAGATCCCGTACGAGGAACTCGAGAAGCTTGACGACGAGGGTCAGGTCAGGTTCGTCCTCGACGTCGTCGCGCAGAGCGGCGTGCAGATCCCGGGCGGGATCATCGAGCACCAGCGCACGTCGTACCTGGACAACCGGGCGTTGGACACCATCGAGATCCAGCCCTACGACGGGCATGTCGCGCTGTACATGGCCGACCGTTACCACGACGACGCGATCGTGTTCGAGCCCGCGTATGCCACCCGCAAACCGGACGGCGGCTGGAGCGAGTACGTTGCCGACTTGGAGATCGTGCCGATCGGTGGCGAGCACATCCAGGCCATCGACGAGCCGATCATCGCCAAGGTCGGCGCGCATATGACCCAGGCGCTCAACAAGATTCACGCCCAACAGGCAAATTGA
- the culp6 gene encoding carboxylesterase Culp6, protein MAVNSRRKRRRRILALVAAAAVGLVVALVLTAVYGLFKSRDSVPSAVPPSIVPPTSSGAARPHKPRPASQDSSCPDVQLISIPGTWESSLQDDPLNPVQFPKALLLNVTRPIREQFNSSRVETFTVPYTAQFHNPLSGDPQISYNDSRAEGTRAAVKAMTDMNVKCPLTSYVLVGFSQGAVIAGDIASDVGNGRGPVDDDLVLGVTLIADGRRQQGVGQEIGPNPPGEGAEIILHEVPVLSTLGLTMTGARPGGFGALNAKTNEICGPGDLICAAPPEAFSLGNLPRTLDILAGGAGAPVHALYGTTQFWSLDGQPSTVWTLNWAHATIESAPHPKHG, encoded by the coding sequence ATGGCTGTGAACTCACGGCGGAAACGCCGTCGTCGAATCCTGGCGCTGGTCGCCGCCGCCGCGGTGGGACTGGTCGTCGCGCTGGTCCTGACGGCGGTGTACGGGCTCTTCAAGTCGCGTGACAGCGTGCCCAGCGCGGTGCCGCCCAGCATCGTGCCGCCGACCAGCAGCGGCGCCGCCCGCCCGCACAAGCCCCGGCCGGCCTCGCAGGACTCCAGCTGTCCCGATGTGCAGCTGATCTCGATCCCCGGCACCTGGGAGTCGTCGCTGCAGGACGACCCGCTCAACCCGGTCCAGTTCCCAAAGGCGTTGCTACTGAACGTCACCCGTCCGATCCGCGAGCAGTTCAACTCGAGCCGGGTCGAGACGTTCACCGTCCCGTACACCGCCCAGTTCCACAATCCGCTGAGCGGCGACCCGCAGATCTCCTACAACGACAGCCGCGCCGAGGGCACCCGCGCCGCGGTCAAGGCGATGACGGACATGAACGTCAAATGCCCGCTGACCAGCTATGTCCTGGTGGGCTTCTCCCAGGGCGCGGTGATCGCCGGTGACATCGCCAGCGACGTCGGCAACGGCCGGGGACCGGTCGACGACGACCTGGTGCTCGGTGTGACGTTGATCGCCGACGGCCGCCGCCAGCAGGGGGTGGGCCAGGAGATCGGGCCGAACCCGCCGGGCGAGGGAGCGGAAATCATCCTGCACGAGGTGCCGGTGCTGTCCACCCTCGGTTTGACGATGACGGGCGCGCGGCCGGGCGGCTTCGGTGCGCTCAACGCCAAGACCAACGAGATCTGCGGCCCCGGCGATTTGATCTGCGCGGCCCCGCCGGAGGCGTTCAGCCTGGGGAATCTGCCCAGGACGCTGGACATCCTGGCCGGTGGCGCCGGCGCCCCGGTACACGCGCTGTACGGCACGACCCAGTTCTGGAGCCTCGACGGCCAGCCGTCGACGGTGTGGACGTTGAACTGGGCGCACGCGACGATCGAGAGCGCACCTCATCCAAAACACGGGTGA